A single Nostoc sp. PCC 7107 DNA region contains:
- the rsmH gene encoding 16S rRNA (cytosine(1402)-N(4))-methyltransferase RsmH, translated as MNSDFSPSLIIDEQIFSHLPVLPQEVITGLGVSAGGYYLDTTVGGGGHSRLILQTALDIQLTAIDQDEDALAAARKELAEFGERVKFIKSNFASYPFPTATFNGILADLGVSSYQLDTPERGFSFRHTASLDMRMDKQGLLNAADVINDWDERELADIFFKYGEERLSRRIARRIVERRPFSTTTQLAEAIASAVPPKYRYGRIHPATRAFQALRIVVNDELKSLETFLEKAPNALVPGGRIAVISFHSLEDRIVKHSLRNSPLLRVITKKPITAQELEIANNPRSRSAKLRIAERID; from the coding sequence ATGAATTCTGATTTTTCCCCATCGCTGATTATCGACGAACAGATATTTTCTCATTTACCTGTGTTACCGCAAGAAGTAATTACAGGTTTAGGGGTGTCTGCGGGAGGTTATTATCTGGATACAACTGTAGGCGGTGGTGGTCACAGTCGCTTGATTTTGCAAACTGCGCTGGACATACAGTTAACTGCTATTGACCAAGATGAGGATGCTTTAGCCGCAGCGAGGAAAGAATTAGCTGAGTTTGGTGAACGTGTAAAATTTATTAAAAGTAACTTTGCGTCTTATCCCTTTCCCACAGCAACTTTTAACGGTATTCTCGCCGATTTAGGAGTGAGTTCTTATCAGTTAGATACTCCAGAACGAGGTTTTAGCTTTCGCCATACTGCAAGTTTAGATATGCGGATGGATAAGCAAGGTTTACTCAATGCGGCTGATGTGATTAATGACTGGGATGAACGGGAACTTGCGGATATTTTCTTTAAATACGGTGAAGAACGACTATCCCGACGTATTGCTAGACGCATTGTCGAACGCCGTCCTTTTTCTACAACGACACAGTTAGCCGAAGCGATCGCATCTGCTGTTCCCCCCAAATACCGTTATGGTAGAATTCACCCAGCAACCCGCGCTTTTCAAGCCTTGCGAATTGTCGTCAATGATGAGTTAAAGTCTTTAGAAACTTTTTTAGAAAAAGCACCAAACGCCCTGGTTCCGGGTGGGAGAATTGCTGTTATCAGTTTTCATAGTTTAGAAGACCGCATAGTTAAACATAGTTTACGCAATTCTCCACTGTTGCGGGTGATTACGAAAAAGCCAATCACAGCCCAAGAATTGGAAATTGCCAATAACCCGCGATCGCGTTCTGCCAAACTCAGGATAGCAGAAAGAATCGACTGA